The following coding sequences are from one Desulfobacterales bacterium window:
- the rlmN gene encoding 23S rRNA (adenine(2503)-C(2))-methyltransferase RlmN codes for MQDIKELSVEELSAWLLEHSWESYRARQISRWIYVRQADSFSDMTDLSQSLRDVLSENFTMSRLKILKTESSIDGAKKYLFRLNDGEYIESVLIPEKDHFTLCISTQVGCVQGCQFCLTAKNGFTRNLTKAEIVSQVRDIANELKESKPLTNIVFMGMGEPLANYDNLIQAIDVITNSDFGLKFSTRRVTVSTAGIVPRLSDLGRDAQVNLAVSLNATDNKTRSMLMPINRQYPLEQLLEACRNFPLKPRRRITFEYILIRGINDLPDDAKRLSRLLQSIKAKINLIPFNEYDRCKFKRPETADILRFQEILLKNNYTVNIRYSKGLDISAACGQLRARHTEQASPIGS; via the coding sequence ATGCAGGATATTAAAGAACTCTCTGTTGAGGAACTGAGCGCATGGCTTCTGGAGCATTCATGGGAATCCTACCGGGCCCGGCAAATATCAAGATGGATTTATGTGCGACAAGCTGACAGTTTTTCAGACATGACGGACCTCAGCCAGAGTCTTCGCGATGTACTGTCTGAAAATTTCACGATGTCGCGTCTGAAAATCCTGAAAACGGAATCGTCCATCGACGGCGCCAAAAAATATCTGTTCCGGCTGAACGACGGTGAGTACATTGAAAGCGTCCTGATTCCGGAAAAAGACCATTTCACGCTCTGCATATCGACTCAGGTCGGGTGCGTTCAGGGATGCCAGTTTTGCCTGACCGCCAAAAACGGTTTTACACGCAACCTGACCAAAGCCGAGATTGTCTCGCAGGTTCGGGATATCGCAAATGAGCTGAAGGAATCCAAGCCGCTGACCAATATCGTTTTCATGGGCATGGGAGAGCCTCTGGCTAATTATGACAACCTGATTCAGGCCATCGATGTGATTACCAACAGCGATTTCGGTCTCAAATTTTCAACCCGAAGGGTGACGGTGTCGACCGCGGGCATAGTGCCAAGGCTCTCTGACCTGGGGCGAGATGCACAGGTTAACCTGGCAGTTTCCCTGAATGCAACCGATAACAAAACCCGCAGCATGCTTATGCCGATCAACCGGCAATATCCCCTGGAGCAGCTTCTTGAAGCATGCCGAAACTTTCCCCTGAAACCCCGCCGGAGAATCACCTTTGAATACATTCTGATCCGGGGAATAAATGATTTGCCGGATGACGCAAAACGACTGTCCAGGCTGTTACAGTCCATCAAGGCAAAAATCAATCTGATTCCGTTTAACGAATATGACAGGTGCAAATTTAAGCGGCCCGAAACCGCCGATATCCTCCGTTTTCAGGAAATTCTTTTAAAAAACAATTACACCGTCAACATCCGATACAGCAAGGGCCTGGACATATCCGCCGCATGCGGCCAGCTTCGCGCCCGTCACACCGAACAAGCTTCCCCCATCGGGTCATAA